The Acinonyx jubatus isolate Ajub_Pintada_27869175 chromosome D1, VMU_Ajub_asm_v1.0, whole genome shotgun sequence genome includes a window with the following:
- the LOC128311723 gene encoding uncharacterized protein LOC128311723 translates to MAERGTLLSAPSQSARQRAATHPSGSSNQRPGGCHVSGGPGAAAASLSRLPSGCSVCALLSAGPSCWWGSPHSGAPLLAAPCSRLRGSARSRAPLLAAPCSRPRQFRSLHSSGPRALRARSDLAAQDGRSPAHRGELYVLRAEVGALLCASRSAGPGRGSWLGCRVRVGDPSLEIGAGVWSPPRGPASRFRVRGSEPGSAVLRREPESGLELGFEYATRPSVMVPGLGWISLLESASGSCIGDLSPGIGAGVWSPLRDPVSGI, encoded by the exons ATGGCAGAGCGCGGCACACTGCTTTCCGCACCCAGCCAATCTGCGCGGCAGCGCGCGGCAACCCACCCCTCGGGCTCGTCCAATCAACGGCCGGGAGGCTGCCACGTCAGCGGGGGTCCGGGTGCCGCAGCAGCCTCTCTGAGCAGACTGCCGTCCGGCTGCTCAGTCTGCGCGCTGCTCTCGGCGGGGCCGTCCTGTTGGTGGGGCTCTCCTCACAGTGGGGCTCCCCTCTTGGCCGCGCCCTGCTCTCGGCTGCGGGGCTCGGCTCGCAGCAGGGCCCCCCTCTTGGCCGCGCCCTGCTCTCGGCCGCGCCAGTTCCGCAGCTTGCACTCCTCCGGCCCCCGAGCGCTGCGGGCGCGGTCTGACCTGGCGGCACAGGACGGGAGATCGCCGGCGCACCGAGGTGAGCTCTATGTCCTGCGAGCAGAGGTCGGCGCTCTGCTCTGCGCCTCCAGGAGCGCTGGCCCGGGTCGGGGGTCCTGGCTCGGTTGCAGAGTCCGCGTCGGGGATCCGAGTCTGGAGATCGGAGCC GGGGTCTGGAGTCCGCCACGCGGTCCTGCGTCACGGTTCCGCGTCCGG GGATCAGAGCCGGGATCCGCGGTCCTGCGTCGGGAACCTGAGTCCGGGTTAGAGCTGGGGTTTGAGTATGCCACGCGGCCCAGTGTCATGGTTCCAGGTCTGGGTTGGATTTCgctcctggagtctgcttcggggTCCTGCATCGGGGATCTGAGTCCGGGGATCGGAGCCGGGGTCTGGAGTCCGCTTCGCGATCCTGTGTCGGGGATCTGA